A stretch of DNA from Candidatus Rokuibacteriota bacterium:
CGGCCTCGCCGACGCCCTTGGCACCGAGCGGGTTGTGCGGGGTCGGGGTGACGGTGTGGTCGAGCTCAAACATCGGGAGGTCCGGGGCCTTGGGCGCCGCGTAGTCCATGAGGCTTCCCGAGAGGAGCTGGCCCGCCTCGTCATAGACGATCTCCTCCCAGAGCGCCTGGGCGATCCCCTGCGCGATCCCGCCGTGGAGCTGGCCCTTGAGGAGGAGCGGGTTCAGCACGGTGCCGACGTCGTCGACGCCGATGAAGCGCAGGAGTTTCACCTCGCCGGTCTCGGGGAGCACCTCCACGACGGCGATGTAGACGCCGAAGGGGACCGTGAGGTCGGGCGGATCGAAGACGCGGCCCGCCTCGAGTCCGGGCTCCATCCCGGGCGGCAGGTTGCTGGCACGGTACGCCGCGTGCGCGACTTCTCTCAGCGTCACCGCCCGGTCGGGGAGGCCCTTGACATGGAGCCTTCCGTCCTCCAGCACGATGTCCTCCGGCGCGGCCTCGAGGAGGTGCGCGGCGATCCGCCGCGCCTTCTCCTTCACGGTCTGGGACGCGAGGAGCACCGCGGTGCCGCCCACGCTCCCGCCCCGGCTGCCGCCCGTGCCGAACCCCATCGGAACCACGGCGGTATCGCCGTGGAGGACCGTGATGTCCTCGAGTCGCACCCCCAACTCGTCGGCGACGATCTGGGCGAACGTGGTCTCGCTCCCCTGGCCGTGGGGCGAGGTGCCCGTGACCACGGTGATCTGGCCTGTGGGCTCAACCCGGACCGCGCCGTACTCGTGGCCGGCGAAGGCCAGCATCCGGGAGGGTCCGGTTGAAGCCGTCTCGACGAAGGTGGAGAAGCCCACGCCCTGGTATCGGCCCGCCTTCCTCAGGCGCGCCTGCTCTTCCCTGACCTTTTGGTAGTCGAGGATGTCGAGCGCCTTCTCGAGCGTGACGGCATAGCGGCCGGAGTCATAGGTGAGGCCTGAGGGAACCCGATACGGGAAGTCCTCCGGCCTTATGAAGTTCTTCTTCCTGACTTCGACCGGGTCCATGCCCAGCTCGGCAGCCGCCAGATCCATCAGCCTCTCGATGATGTACGAGCCCTCCGGCCTCCCCGCGCCGCGGTATGCGGCCATCGGCGTCTTCGTCGTGAGGGCGCCCCGGAGCATATAGGAGGCTGCGGGGATCCGGTAGGCGCCGGTGATGAGCCGCCCGGAGAGGAGCGGCGGCCCTGCGGTGAACGCCTCGAGGTGAGCCCCGAGGTCGGCCACCCCTCGGACCCTGAGCGCCAGGACGGTCCCATCCTGTGCGACCGCCAGCTCCGCCTCGTGGATCTGGCCGCGGCCGTGGGTCGTGGCCACGAAGCTCTCGCTCCGCTGCTCGATCCACTTCACGGGCCTGCCGAGCTTGATCGCGGCAAAGGCGGCCAGCAGTTCCTCGTCGTAGAGCCCGACCTTGCAACCGAAGCCGCCGCCGACCTCGGGAGCGATCACGCGGATCTGGTGCTCGGGGACGCGGAGGGTCTCGCCCAGCATGGACCGAGCGCGGTGGGGCATCTGGGTCGAGGTCCAGAAGGTGAGCGCACCGCCCTGGTAGAGCGCCACGCACCCGCGCGGCTCGAGCGGCATCGGGGCGAGGCGCTGGGTGACGAAGCGCGCTCTGACGATGCGGTCGGCGCGGGCAAAGGCGCCATCGACATCTCCGGTGGCCCAGGTGTGCTCGTAACACAGGTTGCCGGGGACCTCGGCGTAGATCTGCGGCGCTCCCGGCCTGAGAGCGGTTTCGGCGTCGGTCACGGGCTCGAGCGGCGCGTACTCGACCTGGATCAGGTCGGCGGCATCGCGGGCGAGCGCGCGCTCGGCAGCCACCACGAGGGCGACGGGGTGGCCCACGAAGGTCACCTTCCCCAGGGCCAGCGGCGGGTGGGGGGGCAGCTTGAGCCCCGGCGGAGCGATCATCAGGGGCTTGGGGCCCACCTGTCCCTCCAGCTCTTTCGCCGTGAGCACCGCGAAGACCCCGGGCGCTTTGGTGGCCGCCGCCGCGTCCAGGCTTGCGATCCGCGCGTGGGACCAAGGGCTCCGCAGCACGAAGGCGTGGAGCAGACCGGGGAGCGTCACGTCGTCGACGTACTGGGCTTGGCCCCGGATCAGCCGCGGGTCCTCGAGCCGTTTCACCTCGCTGCCCACAAAACGCGGAGCCGCCATCGAGACCCTCCCTGCTCGATGTTCTAATGCTTGTCTTGTCGGAGAGCTATCTGTCAGGTAAGAGCGTGCCGACTTGCATTAGGGCACATGGGAAAGGGCCATTTCATAAGTTTTCGACTACGAACTCACGAATTGTCCGCAACTCTCCGTCCCGCAGATCCGCCACTTCCGCTTCGTTCGGCTTCCACATGTCATATCGAGCTGCACGGGAATCGTCCTTAAGTTGCCGGTATGCATTATTGATATCGGGGTTCCGTCTGAGAACGAGAAGACGCTCGAAAGCCCTGTTCACATCCGCGTACCTGGAAATGTTTGTGTAATTGTGTTTTGCCATTAACGCGCGAAGATAATGGAGAGCAGCGTAAAACGCCGCTGTGACTGCCCAGTCAAGGTAAGGAGATCGCGCTAAATCGAATGTCGCTAGGAACGCCTCGTTGTGTCGTGCCTGCTGAAAATGCTGCTCCTGCGTGGGCATCAGGCTGCATTCACGAGGCTCATTTATCGGGCAGGTCTATACATAACGAGTCTGCCTTGAAGATCGTCTGGCACCAAGGATCCGTGTTCACCTTGGTCAAGGGAAAGGACGTTAAAGTCGAACAAAAGGTCTGGATACTTGGACATAAGTTCTCGTTCACAGGCGTATACTTGTTTGCGTAGGCTTTTATCTCTGTGGGCGATAAACGTCCAGATGAGGTTGACGTTGCCGTCTTTCGCATGTGTCATGGCGACAACACCCGGCAGCCGCCAGACAGCCTTAGCGAATCGATAGACGGCCTGACCGATGCGGGAATCTTGAGGCGGAGAGGTATCGATGATCTCCCACGATACATGGGAGCCCGAGCGACTCTCCGTGAGGGCGCTGGGCTGGACCTCTAAGGTTTCGGCGCCCGTGAGCGTTGATGCCGTGCCGCGGACCAAGGCAAAGGCAGTGACAGGTCGATCTTCGGCGAGCAGTTCGGTGGTCATATCTAGCTTCGCGTCTGCAGGTGAATCGGGCTCCGAAGGATCTCGGTTCCATTGTATGTCAAAACGAGCGTGTATTCGCCGGCACCGGGAAACTCAAATGCGGCTAGAGTATATGTGCCCTGTATTGTGTGTGGAGTCTCCTTGCTGGTTTCTATCGGTTCTAGTTCTACGAGGACAGAGCCATCGGGGCGGTGTATGCTGACGCCTGCCCGGCCTGGTCCCGGCACCAGGCAGCGCCAGTAAATTGAGAAGAGTGAATGTACAGCAGGGAACTTTGTTGCCCAGATGCGGTCGAAGATCCCGTAGAGCGTGATCTTCCCGTTGGGGTCCCTGGCAATGGCGTCACACGCCAGCAGAGCGTGACCGTCGGCTTGGGCCATCGCCTCATTATCCTATCAGAAAATCGAAAGGCCTAGGAGATCTGAAACCTCCTTCGATTGACTGTTCGGGTGGGCGCCGCTATTGTAACTCAGCCATGCTCAGGACGACCATTGTAGGAAGCCTGCCGAAGCCCGCGTGGCTCGCCGACCCGTCGCACCAGCTCTTTGCCCCGTGGGTCGTCCCGCCCGAGCGCCTCCGGGAGGCGCAGGACGATGCCGTGCGCCTGGCGCTGGCCGAGCAGGAGGAGGCCGGGATCGACATCGTCACAGACGGCGAGCAACGCCGCCGGCACTACATCTGGGGGTTCCTGGAAGGTCTGACCGGGATCGACACCGATACGCTCGGCAGGAAGCGGACGCGTGGTGGTCGCTATGCCCCGGAGCAGGACGTGGCGCGGATCGTCGGGGAGGTCACGCGCCCTCGGCCGGTCATGGTCGCGGCGCTCGGGTTCGCCAAGGCCCACACGCGGCGCGCGGTGAAGGTGACCCTTCCCGGGCCCATGACGATCGTGGACAGCGTGCTGGACGAGTATTACCGCTGCGATGAAAAGAGTCTTGCCATGAGCTTCGCCGCGCTTTTGAACGCCGAGGCGCAGGAGCTGGCCGCGGCCGGCGCCGACGTGGTCCAGCTCGACGAGCCCTGTTTCAACATCTATCTCGACAAGGTCGAGGCCTGGGGGATCGAGGCGCTGGAGCGGGCCATCGACGGGGTCACGTGCACGACAGCGATTCATATCTGCTACAGCTACGGGATTCCGCGGGTCCTCCAGTGGAAGAAGCGGAACACGGAGTGGGGGCAGTACGGGGTGACGCTCCCGCTCCTGGCCCGGACGCGGATCAATCAGGTCTCGGTCGAGTGCGCGGCCTCGGGGGTGGACGTCGCGGTGCTGGCCGAGGCGCGCGGGAAGGACGTGCTGCTGGGCGTCATCGACGTGGGAACGGAGGAGGCCGAATCCCCCGAGCTTGTCGCTGCGCGGATTAAAAAAGCACTTCCCTATGTTGGCCCCGAGCGCCTTTCCCCGTGCACCGACTGCGGCCTCGTCCCGCGCAGCCGTCAGTCGGCCCGCGGGAAGCTCGGGGCTCTCGCCGAGGGTGCCCGCCTCGTCCGGCGCGAGCTTGAGGGGGCGAGGCGCTGAACCGTGGGCAAGCGGCTTCCGTACAAGGGGTACGTCCTTGCCGCAGCTCCGTACCGGAATGCCGGTGGCCGCTGGCACGCGAAGGTGGTCATCGAGCGCCGCGACCGCGGCTCGGCGCACTTCCAGCCGGTGAGCGACGCCCCTGAGAAGACCTACGCGACACGAGAGGAAGCCGAAGATGCCTCGATCAGGTTCGGTCAGGCGTTGCTCGACTCGCGCAAGTGAGTGAGGAGGTACACCGGTGGTCATCCAGGCTGACAGGCTCGAGGCCCTCGCCCGCGATATCTTCGCCGCCCTCGGAGCTCCCGCGCCGGACGCCGGCTGGATCGCCACGCTCCTGGTGCGCGCCAACCTCCGCGGCCACGACTCCCACGGCGTGATCCGCATCCCGCAGTACGCGGACTCCGTCAGGCGCGGCGACACGAACCCGAAGCCCGCGATCCGGACCGTCTCGGAGACGCCGACCACCGCGTTGATCGACGGCGACTTCGGCTTCGGTCAGGTCGTGGCCCGCCAGGCCACGGAGCTCGCGGTCACGAAGGCGCGGGCGCAGGGGCTTGCCGCCGTAGGCTGCGCGCGGACGCGGCACGTCGGGCGCCTTGCCGACTACGCCGAGCTGGCGGCGGGTCACGGGCTCATCGGCATGCTGTGGGTGAACGCGGCTACCGCGCAGGCGGTGGTCCCCTGGGGCGGTATCGCCCGCCGGCTGGGGACGAACCCGCTCGCCGTGGCCATCCCCGGCCGGGGCGGCCCGGCGCTGTCGCTCGACATGGCCACGAGCGTCGTCGCCGAAGGCAAGGTCCGGGTGAGGCGGAACCGGAAGGAGCCGACGGCTCCCGGCTGGCTGATCGATGCGGCGGGCGAGCCGACCACGGACCCTCAGACCTTTTACCGCGAACCCCGCGGCGCGCTCCTCCCCGTCGGCGACCACAAGGGGTATGGCCTCAGTCTCGTGATCGAGATCCTGGCGGGGATCCTCACGCGGGCCGGCGCCGCCGGCCCCGAGACCGGGCCGGTTCAGAACGGGGTGCTGATCGCCTGCCTCGACGTCTCGCGCTTCCTGCCGCTCGAGCAGTTCTGCGCCGAGGTGGAGCGGCTCATCGGCTACGTCAAGTCGTCCCCGCGCGGTCGGGGAGCGGGGGAGATCCTGGTCCCCGGAGAGCCTGAGGCACGGCTGATGGCTGAACGCCGGTCCCGTGGCGTGTTCGTCGAGGACGAGACCTGGAGCCAGATCGCGGCTGTGGCGCAGGAGCTCGGCCTCGCGGTTTGAGCGTCGCGACGGGCCTTGGGCCCGCTTCAGAACGACGCGTCCTCGTTCAGGGCCCGGGCCACCTGCTGGAGCACGTCGTTGGCGGCGAAGGGTTTTGCCAGCACGCCGGCCTCCCTTAGCCCGCCCGTTCCCCCTGTATCGCTTTCTGGGCATTGCCTCCGGTCAAGCCTTCGCCATACTGTTCTGCTCTCGCCTCGCTTGCTTGCGAAGAAGGGGTCGCCATGGAGAAGTCCAACGTAAGAAGCCTCATGGAGCGCCGGCTCAACGTGGTCAGTCAGAGGGGCAGCCAGCCGTGGCGGTCTCTGCTCCCGCAGGTCCGCCAAAACCAAAGCTCCTCGACCAGGTTCGCCAGGCCATCCGCACACGCCATTACAGCTATCGAACGGAGAAGGCCTACGTTGGCTGGATGAAGCGATTTATCGTCTTTCACAACAAGCGGCGTCCGGCAGACATGGGGGAGGCCGAGATCGCACACTTTCTCTCGAGCCTCGCCCACGACGCCCGGGTCAGCGCCTCGACCCAGAACCAGGCGCTCAACGCGCTCTTGTTTCTCTACCGCGAGGTGCTGGGCAAAGAGATTGGCTACGTCCATGGGGTCGTCCGGGCGAGACGGCCGACCAGGTTGCCCGTTGTGTTGACTATACCCATGTGCTGAACCGGGGCGGGCGTGGTGTTTATAGCCCTGCGGCTCGCCTCTGACCCCGGTCTATTAGCCGGATGTACTGCGGGCTGATATCCGGATAGGCTGCGAGCTGCGCAGCGTTTGTCGGAGGACCGAGGCTTGACAAAGTGGTACAAGTACCGGATATTGCTGGCTGATTCTGTTTCCGGACTCGGAGCGTTTGCCGTGATAGGCTGCAGGCATAGCCCCCTGCAAGAGAGCTAATAGTTATGCGATCTTCATGAGCGTCCTGTAGGCGTGCCGCCGAAGATTCGGGAGCTCATAGCCGATCTTCAAGCTGCTGGCTTTGTGGATCGGGGAGGAAGGGGCAGTCATCGCAACTTCGTTCACCCGAAGGTCTCGAGGCCGGTGACAATATCAGGGGCGCTGGGCGATGATGCGAAGCACTACCAGGTGCGCGCCGTGCCGTTCAGCTTGCCATTCAGGAGTCGAAGAAATGAAAGACAGCGCGCGGTACGTGAAGATCGTCGAGTGGTCCGATGAGGACCACTGTTATGTCGGCAGTTCCCCAGGCCTGATCTACGGAGGCTGTCACGGTGATGATGAGAAGGCCGTATTCGACGAGTTGTGCCGAATCGTCGAGGATGCGATCGAACTCTACAAGCGCGAGGGTAGGCCTTTGCCGCCTCCGACATCGGGCCGCGACTTCGCCAACAAGATGCAGCACGTCGCATAACATCCGAGTGGAGCGGACGCGCTGACGCGCGCCGCTCACCCGGGCGTTCGTGCGGAGGTAGTATACGTGAGTAGCGACGTTCGGCGGCGGTCGATGTGAAGTTCACGCGTTACTTCGAGGCGATCCGACGCCGCCAGGATCGTGCGATAATTCGCTTGGAGTGGATCCAGCAGGTCGTCGAGCATCCGGTGAGGGAGGTGATTCAAGCGGACGGCCGGATTCGCCGCTGGGCGCCCATCGAAGAAATGGCAGGCAGATATCTGTGTCGTGCTATTGCCTGACGGCGAGACTGTACACAACGCGTTTTTTGACCGTTCGTTCGTGCCATGAAGGTCAAGTACTTCCAAGATACCGATACCCTGTACATCGAGTTCAGGGCGAGCCACATCGTCGAGACGAAGGATCTCGACGAAAATACCCAGCTTGATGTGGATGGTGACGGGAACATCTGCGCCCTCAGCATCGAGCATGCCAGGGAACGGGCCGGCCTCCCGCATTTCTCGTTTGAGCAGCTCGGACCCTAACTTCAGGCTTCAGCGGACCGGCTGCGCCGGCTATTGAGCCCGCGCGTTCGCCGCGTCGGGGGACGAGCGACCGCGCTCGCGGCCGGGTTGGGATATCCTGAAGCCGCCAAGCGGAAGGTCCTCGAAGCGATCGAGAAGCTGCCAGCCGCTTCAAGTCGTCCCAGCGCGGTCGGGGAGCGGGGGAGATCCTGGTCCCCGGAGAGCCCGAGGCACGGCTGATGGCTGAACGCCGGTCCCGTGGCGTGTTCGTCGAGGACGAGACCTGGAGCCAGATCGCGGCTGTGGCGCAGGAGCTCGGCCTCGCGGTTTGAGCGTCGCGGCGGGCCTTGGGCCCGCCTCAGAACGCCGCGTCCTCGTTCAGGGCCCGGGCCACCTGCTGGAGCACGTCGTTGGCGACGAAGGGTTTTGCCAGCACGAACCGGACCCGGTGACGCTCGAGCTGGCGCGGGTCGAGCTGGTCGCCCCAGCCGGTGATGAACCCCACCGGCACCGTGGGGAAGCGCTGCCGGAACGCCGCCGCGACCTCCCAGCCCGACATCCCCGGCATCGAGACGTCGCTGAGCACGAGGTTGACTGGCTCACGCTCGCACCGCGTCAACCCCTCCGCCCCCTCGGCGGCCTCGATGACGGTATAGCCGTGCTCCCTCAGGAGGTCTCTCACCACTTCGCGGACCTCTGCTTCGTCGTCGATCACGAGCACGCGTGCCCCGCCCCCGGGTTGAGGGACGTGCGGCGTCTTCTCTTCCGTCGCGAAGTCCTGGCTGATGGGGAGGCGGATTACAAAGCGGCTCCCCGCACCGACCGTGCTCTCGACCTCGATGGTGCCGCCGTGGCGGGTGACGATCCCCCAGACGACCGCCAGGCCGAGCCCGGTTCCCCGCGGGCCTTTGGTTGTGAAGAACGGCTCGAACACCCGTCGGCGGGTCTCTTCCGACATCCCGCAGCCCGTGTCCTCCGCGGTCACCACCGCGATGTCGCCCTCGCCTCTGGCGCGGAAGACGAACCGGCCGCCTGCGGGCATGGCCTCCAGGGCGTTGATGAGCAGGTTCGTGAACACTTCGCGCAGCTCTTCCGAGATCCCGGCGACCGGCAGCACCGGTCCGCCCTCCACCCGCACCTCGTAGCCGACGCCGCGGCTCTGGGCTTCGTTCTCCCACCGCGGGCGGGTCAGCTCCACGACCTCTCGGAGGAGCTCCCCCAGCTCGACGCGTCCGAAGGGGCGAGTGCGCCGCGTCCGCGTGAATTCCTGAATCCGCCGGACAGTCTGGGCGCCGTCCAGCGCGGCGGTGCGCACGGCTTCGAGCGTTCGCGCCGTGTCGGGGTCGCGCGTGCGGGCCAGGAGCATCTCGGCGCGCCCGAGGATGACGGCCAGCAGGTTGTTGAAGTCATGGGCAACGCCGGCCGCCATCTCGCCGAGGGCCCTGAGCCGCTCGCTCTGGACGATCCGCTGCTGCGAGGCCTCGACCTGTTCCAGCGCCTCGCGGAGCTCCCCGAACAAGCGCGCGTTCTCAAGGGCCAGGGCCGCCTGGTCGGCGAAGACCTGGAGCAGCGTCGCCTCGGCCTCGGTAAACGTGCGCCCGGGCCTGTCCGCGATCGTGAGCCCCCCGATGATTTTTCCCTTTACCCGGAGCGGCACGGACAGCGCCGAGCCGACCCCCGACGCGGCGAACTGGCGGGCTAGGTCCTCAGAGACCGTGAACTCGGGCTCGCTCAGCACATCCCGCGACCAGACGGGCCGGCCCTCGGCCACTGCCCGCCCGGCCACCCCCGATCCCGACGCGAGGACGTGGCCGGGCGCGAAGTGCTCGCGGGCGGGGCCTGCCGAGGCGATCGTTACGAGCGAGCCGTCGGGTTGGAGGAGGCGGAGCACGGCCGCCTGGCCGCCGAAGAGCGGCAGGACGCTCTCCACGATCCGCTCGCCCACCGCCGCCACATCCAGACTCTCGGTCAGGGTCCGAGCCACCCGGGCTAGCTCCTCCGCCTCTCGCTGCCGTCGTGTCGCCTCGGCGTAGAGCCGGGCGTTCTCGAGGGCGAGGGCAGCCTGGTCGGCGAAGGCCTGGGCGAGCCGGACCTCCTCGTCGCTGAACACCCGCCCCGGCCGGTCGCCGACGCCGAGAGCGCCGACGATCGTGTCCTTGACGACGAGCGGCACGGCGAGCACGGAGCGGTACGTCGCCTTCTCGACCCTGGCCCGCACCTCTGGAGTCAGCGTGATGCGCGGATCGGTGAGGAGATCCGGTGTGGCCACCGGCCGCCGCTCTCGTACCGCGAGACCGGCGACGCCGGTGCCGCGCCTGAAGACCAGGTTCTGACCGAACGTCGGTCCGACGCTACCCGAGACCGCGAGCGCCACCAGATCCCCGGACTCCGGGTCCATCCGGTAAAGCGCGGAGTTCTCCGCGGTGCAGAGGCCGCGGATGCTGTCCGCGATCCGCTGTCCGACGTCGCTGGGGTCGAGCGATTGGGAGATGAGGCGCCCCAGCTCGGCCAGGCTCTCGGCCGTCCACCGGCGGCGCTCGGCCTCGGCGTAGAGCCGGGCGTTCTCGAGGGCCAGGGCGGCCTGGTCGGCGAAGGCCTGGGCGAGGCGGATATCCTCGTCGTCGAACACGCGCCCTGCCCTGTCCCCGACGCCGAGGGCGCCGATCACCGTGTCCTTGACGACGAGCGGCACCGCAAGGACAGCGCGGAAGCTGGCCTGCTCGATCCGGGCCTGCAGCTCGGGCGTGAGCCTGACACGGGGATCGGTCAGGAGGTGAGGCGTGACCACCGGGCGCCGCTCGCGGACGGCGAGCCCCGCCACGCCCATCCCCCGCGGGAAGACCAGGTTCGGGCGAAAGGTAGGCCCCGGGTCCCCGGAGACGGCCAGCGCCACGAGGTCCCCGGACTCCGGCACGAGCTGGTAAAGGGCTGAGGTGAAGGCTCCGAGCAGGGCCCGGAGACTGTCCACGATTCGCTGCCCGACCTCCTCCGGGTTCAGCGACTGCGAGATGAGGCGACCGAGCTCGGCGAGGCTTTCTGCCGTCCGCCGTCGCCGCTCGGCGTCAGCGTAGAGCCGCGCGTTCTCGATGGCGATCCCGGCCTGATCCGCCAGGCTCTCCGCGAGCCTGAGGGCTTCTTGGTCAAAGCGGTAGCCCTTTTCCCGAAAGATATGGAGCGTCCCCAGGATGCTTCCTCCCACCCGTATGGGGACACACATCAGGGCCCCGGACCGGTCTGGCTCATGTGCCGCCCGATGCTCCGGGATGAGCCGCACGTCGGACGTCACATCGGCAGCGATCAACGCCTCACCGGTTGCCGCGACGCGTCCACTGAGGGACTCCCCGAGCCGAATTCGTTCCTTCACCATCACCTTGAGGGCGCCGGGGGTGCCCCCGACGCGCACGAGCTCCTCCCCCTGCAAAAGCCTGAAGCCCGCCTCCCCCTGGAACACCGCTGCTACAGCCTCCGCGATGGAGTTGAGCACCACGGGGAGGTCCAGCCCTCGGGTCAGACGCTGAGCGACATCGACCAGGGTGGCCAGGCGATTGCGTCCGACCTCCGACTCTTGGTACAGGCGGGCGTTCTCGAGGGCGAGGGCAGCCTGGTCGGCGAAGGCCTGGGCGAGCCGGACCTCCTCGTCGCTGAAGACCCTCCCGGCGCGGTCTCCAACCGCCAGCGCGCCGATCACTTTGTCCTTCACCGCGAGTGGGATCGCGAGGACAGCGTGAAAGGCCGCGCGTTCGGCGCGGGACCGCATCTCGGGCGTGAGCACGACGCGCGGGTCGGTCAATAAATCCGGCGTGACGACGGCCTGACGCTCGCGCACGGCCAGGCCGATGGCTCCGGTGCCCTGCGGGACAAAGCGGTTCCAGTCGAACGTGTGCCCGGCGTCGCTGGCCGCGGCGAGCCCGATCAGCGCCCCCGACGCTTCATCGAGCCGATAGAAGGCGGTCAATTTTGCGCCAAAAAGCGCGCGGAGGCTGTTCACGACCTCCTGGGCGGTCTCTTCAGGGTCGAGCGACCGGGAGACGAGGCGGCCCAGATCGGCCAGGCTCTCGGCCGCCCGGCGGCGCCGCTCGGTCTCCTCGTAGAGCCGGGCGTTCTGAATGGCGATCGCGGCGTGGTCGGCGAGCCTGACCAGGATCGCCTCGTCGTGATCGGTGAACGGGCGGGGCGTTCGGTTGTCGACGAACACCAGGCCTTCCACGCGATCTCCGATCCGGATCGGCACCGCCAGTTCGGGGACAAACCCTTCCTCGTCCGCGACGTGGAGGTAGTCTTTGCTGATCCGGGGATCCTCGGCGTAGTTGTCGGTCCGCAAGGGACGCCCCGTGAGCATGACCTGGCCGCCGAGGCCCTTGCCGGCCTTGATGCGGATGGTGTCGTAACCCATGTAGCGGGACCCGACCCAGTGCCGGAACACGAGCGCGTCCGCCCCCTGGTCCCAGAGCGCGATCCGAGCCATATCGCTGCCGCAGAGCTCCCTGGCGCCTTCGGTGACCCGCTGGAGGACGGTGCCGAGATCGAGCGACGCGTTGAGGCTCCGCGCGATGTCCGACAGCACCTCCGCCTCGCGTCGTCGCCGTTCGGCCTCTTCGAAGAGCCGGGCGTTCTCGAGGGCGAGGGCGGCCTGGTCGGCGAAGCCGGACAGGACCTCGATGTCGGTCGCGGAAAAATGGCGGGGGTCCTTGGCGAGGACGAAGAGGGCGCCGATGGCGCGGCCGGCGATCCGCATGGGCACGGCGAGGAAGGATCGGAGCCCGTGCTCGTGGTAGACAGCTCGGTGCTGGTGCGACAACCTCGCGTCCCGCTGGAGGTCCGAAATCGTGAGCGGCTGGTTGGTCAGGACGACCCAGCCGCTCCCGCTCTCCCCGAGCGCGATTCGCTCGCGCATCTGCTCGGCGGGAAAACCGTGGTGAGCGGCGAGCACCAGCTCCTCGCCTTCCAGGATCCGGA
This window harbors:
- a CDS encoding GAF domain-containing protein, with amino-acid sequence MAPDPDEHSDRVRIGLVGAGKGGSALLDLLLDWPVAKVAVVIDPRPDAPALGRARFLRIPTAAHHLEVFAYPVDLVLEVTGRPAVLEDLLRAKPPGIEVIGAGSLRFFWDLLQDRVKATRQLAAQLDMAMVLGSTLDLTQQIALVTRKLAQACGVDRCAFYLWDEGAELVTPVMSQFATGEANERMWAAFKNQAKLKLAEVPFLYEVMERRGPIEIEDPASSPLVPHGWGDFFEMKSLLVVPIFRKDRVAGACLLDYCRESRRFTPDQTALAIALSGQIALALENAQLYADVMEKASRLASLLESTKRTAMIKDSSQLLPWIAREAAIFLKAEGAGIRILEGEELVLAAHHGFPAEQMRERIALGESGSGWVVLTNQPLTISDLQRDARLSHQHRAVYHEHGLRSFLAVPMRIAGRAIGALFVLAKDPRHFSATDIEVLSGFADQAALALENARLFEEAERRRREAEVLSDIARSLNASLDLGTVLQRVTEGARELCGSDMARIALWDQGADALVFRHWVGSRYMGYDTIRIKAGKGLGGQVMLTGRPLRTDNYAEDPRISKDYLHVADEEGFVPELAVPIRIGDRVEGLVFVDNRTPRPFTDHDEAILVRLADHAAIAIQNARLYEETERRRRAAESLADLGRLVSRSLDPEETAQEVVNSLRALFGAKLTAFYRLDEASGALIGLAAASDAGHTFDWNRFVPQGTGAIGLAVRERQAVVTPDLLTDPRVVLTPEMRSRAERAAFHAVLAIPLAVKDKVIGALAVGDRAGRVFSDEEVRLAQAFADQAALALENARLYQESEVGRNRLATLVDVAQRLTRGLDLPVVLNSIAEAVAAVFQGEAGFRLLQGEELVRVGGTPGALKVMVKERIRLGESLSGRVAATGEALIAADVTSDVRLIPEHRAAHEPDRSGALMCVPIRVGGSILGTLHIFREKGYRFDQEALRLAESLADQAGIAIENARLYADAERRRRTAESLAELGRLISQSLNPEEVGQRIVDSLRALLGAFTSALYQLVPESGDLVALAVSGDPGPTFRPNLVFPRGMGVAGLAVRERRPVVTPHLLTDPRVRLTPELQARIEQASFRAVLAVPLVVKDTVIGALGVGDRAGRVFDDEDIRLAQAFADQAALALENARLYAEAERRRWTAESLAELGRLISQSLDPSDVGQRIADSIRGLCTAENSALYRMDPESGDLVALAVSGSVGPTFGQNLVFRRGTGVAGLAVRERRPVATPDLLTDPRITLTPEVRARVEKATYRSVLAVPLVVKDTIVGALGVGDRPGRVFSDEEVRLAQAFADQAALALENARLYAEATRRQREAEELARVARTLTESLDVAAVGERIVESVLPLFGGQAAVLRLLQPDGSLVTIASAGPAREHFAPGHVLASGSGVAGRAVAEGRPVWSRDVLSEPEFTVSEDLARQFAASGVGSALSVPLRVKGKIIGGLTIADRPGRTFTEAEATLLQVFADQAALALENARLFGELREALEQVEASQQRIVQSERLRALGEMAAGVAHDFNNLLAVILGRAEMLLARTRDPDTARTLEAVRTAALDGAQTVRRIQEFTRTRRTRPFGRVELGELLREVVELTRPRWENEAQSRGVGYEVRVEGGPVLPVAGISEELREVFTNLLINALEAMPAGGRFVFRARGEGDIAVVTAEDTGCGMSEETRRRVFEPFFTTKGPRGTGLGLAVVWGIVTRHGGTIEVESTVGAGSRFVIRLPISQDFATEEKTPHVPQPGGGARVLVIDDEAEVREVVRDLLREHGYTVIEAAEGAEGLTRCEREPVNLVLSDVSMPGMSGWEVAAAFRQRFPTVPVGFITGWGDQLDPRQLERHRVRFVLAKPFVANDVLQQVARALNEDAAF